A DNA window from Loxodonta africana isolate mLoxAfr1 chromosome 7, mLoxAfr1.hap2, whole genome shotgun sequence contains the following coding sequences:
- the LOC111748948 gene encoding olfactory receptor 8K3-like, with product MGKHNLTVLNEFILTGITDRPELQAPLFGLFLIIYMISVVGNLGIIILTKTDSRLQTPMYFFLRYLALTDLGYSTTVGPKMLVNFFVHENIISYYFCALQLAIFILFINSELFILSAMSYDRYVAICNPLLYTVIMSQRTCWVLVAIPYLYSTFVSLLLTIKIFNLSFCGYNVIRHFYCDTLPLLSLLCSNTLEIKLIILILAAFDLISSFPIVLVSYLLILAAILKMKSAEGMRKAFSTCGSHLTVVVVFYGTLSFMYM from the coding sequence ATGGGCAAACACAATCTAACAGTGCTGAATGAATTCATTCTGACGGGAATCACAGACCGCCCAGAGCTGCAGGCTCCATTGTTCGGGCTGTTCCTCATCATCTACATGATCTCAGTGGTGGGTAACTTGGGCATCATCATTCTCACCAAGACAGACTCCAGGCTACAaactcccatgtacttttttctcagatACCTGGCTCTTACTGATCTTGGTTACTCAACAACTGTGGGACCCAAAATGTTGGTAAATTTTTTTGTTCATGAAAATATAATCTCCTATTACTTTTGTGCTCTACAGCTAGCTATTTTTATTCTGTTCATAAATAGTGAACTATTTATTCTGTCAGCAATGTCTTATGACCGTTACgtggccatctgtaaccctctgctctacacagtcaTCATGTCACAAAGGACTTGTTGGGTGCTGGTGGCGATTCCCTATCTCTACAGcacatttgtttctcttctcctcaccataaagatttttaatttatccttttgtggctacaatgtcatcaggcatttctactgtgacacTCTCCCCTTATTATCTTTGCTCTGCTCAAACACACTTGAAATCAAGTTGATTATTCTCATCTTAGCAGCTTTTGATTTAATTTCATCCTTCCCAATAGTTCTTGTTTCTTACCtactcattcttgcagccattctCAAGATGAAGTCAGCTGAGGGCATGcgcaaggccttctccacctgtggatcccaTCTGACTGTGGTggtagtgttctatgggactttaaGCTTTATGTACATGTAG